A section of the Saccharopolyspora gregorii genome encodes:
- a CDS encoding RidA family protein — translation MPRQIITSDAAPTPPPHIPLSPGVRKGNIVQVSGQTPVDPATGEIVAGGVPEQTERALRNVIAVLEAAGAGLEDVIMLRVYLTDVSQFAEMNETYARVVGEPYPARTTVYVGLPPGLLVEIDALAVLGD, via the coding sequence ATGCCCAGGCAGATCATCACCAGCGACGCCGCACCCACCCCGCCGCCGCACATCCCGCTGTCCCCGGGCGTGCGCAAGGGCAACATCGTGCAGGTCTCCGGGCAGACCCCGGTCGACCCGGCCACCGGGGAGATCGTCGCCGGTGGCGTGCCGGAGCAGACCGAGCGCGCGCTGCGCAACGTCATCGCCGTGCTGGAGGCCGCGGGCGCCGGCCTGGAGGACGTGATCATGCTGCGCGTCTACCTGACCGACGTCTCCCAGTTCGCCGAGATGAACGAGACCTACGCCCGGGTCGTCGGCGAGCCCTACCCGGCCCGCACCACCGTCTACGTCGGCCTGCCGCCGGGGCTGCTCGTCGAGATCGACGCGCTCGCCGTCCTCGGGGACTGA
- a CDS encoding formaldehyde-activating enzyme yields MTTFGDLDGRLAQGWGGRKPNGCRVIVVLARRGGTTAAGLLTTLTVPTERLAPILVSVGDAPHACVAVQPPTLLVGHEVAASGRTAALILGACQVGTAQGVLDSVAEGLLEPDQETMVFVSLWLDHDADDETAVRYSAREAVGEAVRDAVTGHTKEQVRGLVDDRDRLTHPYYGGS; encoded by the coding sequence ATGACCACGTTCGGCGACCTGGACGGCCGGCTCGCGCAGGGCTGGGGCGGGCGGAAACCCAACGGCTGCCGGGTGATCGTGGTGCTGGCCCGCCGCGGTGGCACCACCGCCGCCGGATTGCTCACCACGCTCACGGTCCCCACCGAGCGGCTCGCGCCGATCCTGGTCTCGGTGGGCGACGCCCCGCACGCCTGCGTGGCAGTGCAACCGCCGACGCTGCTGGTCGGGCACGAGGTGGCCGCCTCCGGCCGGACCGCGGCGCTGATCCTCGGCGCCTGCCAGGTCGGCACCGCGCAGGGCGTGCTGGACTCGGTGGCTGAAGGTCTGCTGGAACCCGACCAGGAGACGATGGTGTTCGTCTCGCTGTGGCTGGACCACGACGCCGACGACGAGACCGCGGTCCGCTACTCCGCTCGGGAAGCCGTCGGCGAGGCCGTCCGCGACGCGGTCACCGGGCACACCAAGGAGCAGGTGCGCGGCCTGGTCGACGATCGGGACCGGCTCACCCACCCCTACTACGGGGGGAGCTGA
- the rpmI gene encoding 50S ribosomal protein L35, translated as MPKNKTHSGTAKRFRVTGSGKLRREQAGRRHILEKKSSRVTRRLEGTEAVAKNDVKRINKLLGR; from the coding sequence ATGCCGAAGAACAAGACCCACAGCGGGACCGCGAAGCGCTTCCGGGTCACCGGCAGTGGCAAGCTCCGCCGCGAGCAGGCGGGTCGTCGCCACATCCTGGAGAAGAAGTCCAGCCGGGTGACCCGTCGCCTGGAGGGCACCGAGGCCGTCGCCAAGAACGACGTCAAGCGCATCAACAAGCTCCTGGGCCGCTGA
- a CDS encoding AAA domain-containing protein, which yields MEQHDDEYELVLAAGLVRWRTPDEQDIRRHLLVEQLVPSLDKDATVRLTRLPGKKRLEDRELFEGQPDYRAERAREVKERILGSETSPLSERSIGHLRNWLGLALDTSWQESTSDVRSELPDAPTFSVSAAVILRPRNKVLLAEAYRRIAEMLRAPDCPVPVGLAQLVVDTEREQRADWLSSQGAASGDLLGADPLFPLPANAEQSRVIELLRSETGVVVQGPPGTGKTHTIANLISALLARGQRVLVTSQKDQALRVLRDKIPDELRKLCVLLTGGSKDAAVEVRQSLDALAQAVALNDRPSLKRRTEALDKERKELLVAGNRLNIEVRRARTVELDQHSAVVPGYREDRYRGTLADIVREVVAGAPKHDWIPPVPDTAHDVPPLPPAELSELTRLLAQRDDQPDRLDQQIPDAAELPTAQQLADLVRAEQQAQQQAGRTVGHTAQALAGLPEPQLTRLRDLGQRAEPILARYGSEQPPAGQEWVLQALADRFADRHQGLWADLLSVREEPARLQRQLHSHNPGLQVDKPTIDPDNLGTARGWLRSGQALLEHLRAGGSLRRFLPRAPQKDARELLDVVRVDGRAPRNADELAAVLEVIEAETAAAQLVAKWRQVGVTVHTGEVKRTLSELADNATALDAVTEVGELRRQIAAILAAERVAVDLSTVPNFTEVLRAIPAAEQQRAWERARDSVIQLHELVRNMTHQLSACPELEPLRIAVDDRDVAAFTAGLRALDAARAQHREQQHRESLLRTMTQVHPELVRLWQDTRTDPVWQERDVRAAWAWSRARRFVQRHRTAEHERELLTEYERVEERLRQVTEQLAAAEATGQCLDRMSDDHSRALHAYQAHINKIGAGTGKKTKEFRRAARQAMDKAQGAVPAWVVPLPNLLENIEPIRNRFDVVIVDEASQVGIEHLYLLWMAPRVIVVGDEKQCTPGIGQMGKLDRVFDAAENHLAELDEDIRRIFTPKSHLYEVLSARSGKDGLVRLREHFRCVPEIINWSSRQFYQDGSGGSGLVPLRERTGDQLEPLRVTLVEDAFNEGRDARLCNEKEATDIVETLAKCLRDPSYDGKTFGIVVLRSAKRHVQLLENLISKHISPEDREERKIRVGTAPDFQGDERHVVFLSMVVAEPPRLTGGESYRQAFNVAASRAKDQMWLFTSLPLDQFKSNDLRYSLLDYMQDPPPVFGASPELADVPENRPAEGFDSMFEQRVFRELKQRGYHVVPQYPVGSRRLDLVVVGEGGRVAVECDGHYWHAGLDNERNDAERDRELARMKWTTIRVRESEFELSRKRELAPVLEALHNKNIQPGFHGETARGVEWTPVQTDDIDALDESEQE from the coding sequence CGCGGGAGGTGAAGGAGCGGATCCTCGGTTCCGAGACTTCGCCGCTGTCCGAACGGTCGATCGGTCACCTGCGCAACTGGCTCGGCCTGGCGCTGGACACCTCATGGCAGGAAAGCACCTCCGACGTCCGCTCCGAGCTACCGGACGCCCCGACGTTCAGCGTCTCCGCCGCCGTGATCCTGCGCCCCAGGAACAAGGTGCTGCTGGCGGAGGCCTACCGGCGGATCGCGGAAATGCTGCGCGCGCCGGACTGCCCGGTTCCGGTGGGGCTGGCGCAGCTGGTCGTCGACACCGAACGCGAACAGCGCGCGGACTGGCTCAGTTCCCAAGGCGCGGCCAGCGGTGATCTGCTCGGCGCCGACCCGCTGTTCCCGTTGCCCGCCAACGCGGAGCAGAGCCGGGTGATCGAACTGCTGCGCTCCGAGACCGGTGTCGTCGTGCAAGGCCCGCCCGGCACCGGCAAGACGCACACCATCGCCAACCTGATCTCCGCGCTGCTCGCCCGCGGACAACGAGTTCTGGTGACGAGCCAGAAAGACCAAGCGCTGCGCGTCCTCCGGGACAAGATCCCGGACGAGTTGCGGAAGCTGTGCGTGCTGCTGACCGGCGGCAGCAAGGACGCGGCCGTCGAAGTGCGGCAAAGCCTCGACGCCCTCGCGCAAGCGGTGGCGCTCAACGACCGGCCGAGTCTGAAGCGTCGCACCGAAGCTCTCGACAAAGAGCGCAAGGAACTGCTCGTCGCAGGGAACCGGCTCAACATCGAAGTACGCCGTGCCCGGACGGTGGAACTCGACCAGCACTCCGCCGTCGTACCCGGTTACCGCGAAGACCGGTACCGCGGCACGCTGGCGGACATCGTGCGCGAGGTGGTGGCGGGCGCACCGAAGCACGACTGGATTCCTCCGGTGCCGGACACCGCGCACGACGTCCCGCCACTGCCCCCGGCGGAACTGTCCGAACTCACCCGGCTGCTGGCGCAACGCGACGACCAGCCCGACCGCCTCGACCAGCAGATTCCCGACGCCGCGGAACTTCCTACCGCGCAACAACTCGCGGACCTGGTGCGCGCCGAGCAGCAGGCTCAGCAGCAAGCGGGCCGAACGGTCGGCCACACCGCGCAGGCGCTCGCCGGTCTGCCCGAACCCCAGCTCACACGTCTGCGCGACCTCGGACAGCGGGCGGAACCGATCCTGGCGCGGTACGGATCGGAGCAACCGCCCGCCGGGCAGGAATGGGTCTTGCAAGCATTGGCCGACCGGTTCGCCGATCGCCACCAAGGTTTGTGGGCCGATCTCCTGTCGGTGCGCGAGGAACCCGCGCGCCTGCAACGGCAGCTGCACTCGCACAACCCCGGATTGCAGGTGGACAAACCCACGATCGACCCGGACAACCTGGGGACGGCTCGCGGCTGGTTGCGCAGCGGCCAAGCCCTGCTCGAACATCTGCGCGCGGGTGGTTCACTGCGGCGATTCCTCCCTCGAGCGCCGCAGAAGGACGCGCGGGAACTGCTCGACGTGGTCCGGGTGGACGGTCGGGCCCCGCGCAACGCCGACGAGCTGGCGGCGGTGCTGGAAGTCATCGAAGCCGAAACCGCCGCGGCCCAGCTCGTGGCCAAGTGGCGCCAGGTCGGCGTGACCGTTCACACCGGTGAGGTCAAGCGAACTCTCTCGGAGCTCGCGGACAACGCCACTGCGCTGGACGCCGTCACCGAAGTGGGCGAGCTTCGCCGGCAGATCGCCGCGATACTCGCCGCCGAACGCGTCGCGGTGGACCTCTCAACGGTGCCGAACTTCACCGAGGTACTCCGCGCCATCCCCGCCGCCGAGCAGCAGCGCGCGTGGGAACGCGCTCGCGATAGCGTCATCCAGCTGCACGAGCTGGTGCGGAACATGACCCACCAGCTGTCGGCCTGCCCCGAACTGGAACCGCTGCGCATCGCCGTGGACGACCGTGACGTGGCCGCGTTCACCGCGGGGCTCCGGGCGCTGGACGCGGCACGTGCGCAACATCGGGAACAGCAGCACCGGGAAAGCCTGCTGCGCACGATGACCCAGGTGCACCCGGAACTGGTGCGGCTGTGGCAGGACACGCGCACCGATCCGGTCTGGCAGGAACGCGACGTCCGAGCCGCGTGGGCGTGGTCCCGGGCTCGCCGCTTCGTGCAGCGCCACCGCACCGCGGAACACGAGCGGGAACTGCTCACCGAGTACGAGCGGGTCGAAGAACGGCTCCGCCAGGTCACCGAACAACTCGCGGCGGCCGAAGCGACCGGGCAGTGCCTGGACCGCATGTCCGACGACCACAGCCGGGCACTGCACGCGTACCAAGCGCACATCAACAAGATCGGGGCGGGCACCGGGAAGAAGACCAAGGAATTCCGCCGGGCCGCGCGGCAGGCCATGGACAAGGCGCAAGGCGCGGTTCCGGCGTGGGTCGTACCGCTGCCCAATCTGCTGGAGAACATCGAACCGATCCGCAATCGCTTCGACGTCGTCATCGTGGACGAAGCCAGCCAGGTCGGCATCGAGCACCTGTACCTGCTGTGGATGGCACCGCGCGTGATCGTCGTCGGGGACGAGAAGCAGTGCACCCCCGGCATCGGGCAGATGGGCAAGCTGGACCGCGTCTTCGACGCAGCCGAGAACCACCTCGCCGAGCTCGACGAGGACATCCGCCGGATCTTCACGCCGAAATCGCACCTCTACGAGGTGCTGTCCGCGCGCTCCGGTAAGGACGGGCTGGTGCGGCTGCGCGAGCACTTCCGGTGCGTCCCGGAGATCATCAATTGGAGTTCGCGCCAGTTCTACCAGGACGGCAGCGGCGGATCCGGCCTGGTGCCGCTGCGCGAACGCACCGGTGATCAGCTCGAACCCCTCAGGGTGACGCTCGTCGAGGACGCATTCAACGAGGGCCGGGACGCGCGGTTGTGCAACGAGAAGGAAGCCACCGACATCGTCGAGACGCTGGCGAAATGCCTGCGCGACCCGAGCTACGACGGCAAGACCTTCGGGATCGTCGTGCTGCGCAGCGCCAAGCGCCACGTGCAGCTGCTGGAGAACCTGATCAGCAAGCACATCTCCCCCGAAGACCGCGAGGAGCGCAAGATCCGGGTGGGCACCGCGCCGGACTTCCAGGGCGACGAACGCCACGTCGTCTTCCTCTCCATGGTCGTCGCCGAGCCTCCGAGGTTGACCGGCGGCGAGTCCTACCGGCAGGCGTTCAACGTGGCGGCCAGCCGGGCCAAGGACCAGATGTGGCTGTTCACCTCGCTCCCGCTGGACCAGTTCAAGTCGAACGACCTCCGCTACTCGCTGCTGGACTACATGCAAGATCCACCGCCGGTGTTCGGCGCCTCGCCCGAGTTGGCCGACGTTCCCGAAAACCGCCCCGCCGAAGGCTTCGACTCGATGTTCGAGCAGCGCGTGTTCCGCGAGCTCAAACAACGCGGCTACCACGTGGTGCCGCAATACCCCGTCGGATCCCGGCGCCTCGACCTGGTGGTCGTCGGTGAGGGCGGACGGGTCGCAGTGGAGTGCGACGGCCACTACTGGCACGCCGGCTTGGACAACGAGCGCAACGACGCCGAACGCGATCGCGAGCTCGCCCGGATGAAGTGGACGACCATTCGCGTCCGCGAGAGCGAGTTCGAACTCTCCAGGAAACGAGAACTGGCCCCGGTCCTGGAAGCGCTGCACAACAAGAACATCCAACCCGGCTTCCACGGCGAAACCGCCCGTGGCGTCGAGTGGACGCCGGTGCAGACCGACGACATCGACGCGCTCGACGAATCGGAGCAGGAATGA
- a CDS encoding TrmH family RNA methyltransferase, whose protein sequence is MTEGTHEQQRPGTPPLTERSSRVVVARKLTRRAGRDRAGAFLAEGAQAVGEALNAHAAGRAEVRALFATEEQAAKLPEVDVPLHVVTDRAAASLSETVTPQGLVAQCALPTTTPAEALAERPPLVAVLLGISDPGNAGTVVRVADAAGAGAVLFAGDTVDPYNGKAVRASTGSVFHLPVARDRDAPAVLAACRAAGLRLVGADGYAEGDLDTASVAGELAAPTAWVFGSEAHGLPPEVLAELDATLRVPIYGGAESLNLATAAAVCLYASARAQRHRG, encoded by the coding sequence ATCACCGAGGGCACGCACGAGCAGCAACGGCCCGGGACACCTCCGCTGACGGAGCGATCGTCCCGGGTCGTTGTCGCGCGCAAGCTCACCCGCCGCGCCGGCCGGGACCGGGCGGGCGCCTTCCTCGCGGAGGGCGCGCAGGCGGTCGGCGAGGCGCTCAACGCGCACGCCGCGGGCCGGGCCGAGGTGCGCGCGCTGTTCGCCACCGAGGAACAGGCGGCGAAGCTGCCCGAGGTCGACGTCCCGCTGCACGTGGTGACCGACCGGGCCGCGGCCTCGCTGTCGGAGACCGTCACCCCGCAAGGGCTGGTCGCGCAGTGCGCGCTGCCCACCACGACACCCGCCGAGGCGCTGGCCGAGCGGCCGCCGCTGGTGGCGGTGCTGCTGGGCATCTCCGACCCGGGCAACGCGGGGACGGTGGTGCGGGTCGCCGACGCCGCGGGCGCGGGGGCGGTGCTGTTCGCGGGCGACACCGTGGACCCGTACAACGGCAAGGCGGTGCGCGCGTCCACGGGCAGCGTGTTCCACCTGCCGGTGGCGCGGGACCGGGACGCGCCTGCGGTGCTCGCGGCCTGCCGCGCCGCGGGCCTGCGCCTGGTCGGCGCCGACGGGTACGCCGAGGGCGACCTGGACACGGCGTCGGTGGCCGGGGAACTGGCGGCTCCGACGGCGTGGGTGTTCGGCAGCGAGGCCCACGGCCTGCCGCCGGAGGTCCTCGCCGAACTGGACGCGACGCTGCGGGTGCCGATCTACGGCGGTGCGGAGAGCCTGAACCTGGCCACCGCCGCCGCGGTCTGCCTGTACGCCTCCGCGCGGGCCCAGCGGCACCGCGGGTAG
- the pheS gene encoding phenylalanine--tRNA ligase subunit alpha has translation MSGANDSYDPKEVAALAPETLDRAVVEARKGFEEAADLDELAAAKPAHLGERSPLLTARREIGALPPKARSEAGKRVNEARQAIQGAFDERRAVLQAERDEKVLREESVDVTLPSGRVPAGARHPITQLTEHVSDVFVAMGWEVADGPELEAEWFNFDALNFGKDHPARTMQDTFHVGPEDSGLVLRTHTSPVQIRSMLSRELPVYLVCPGRTFRTDELDATHTPVFHQVEGLAVDEGLTMAHLKGTLDAFARAMFGPESATRLRPSFFPFTEPSAELDVWFPQKKGGAGWVEWGGCGMVDPNVLRACGIDPTKHTGFAFGMGLERTLQFRNGIPDMRDMTEGDVRFTEPFGIDS, from the coding sequence ATGTCTGGAGCCAACGACTCGTACGACCCCAAGGAGGTCGCCGCGCTCGCGCCGGAGACGCTCGACCGCGCCGTCGTCGAAGCCCGCAAGGGGTTCGAGGAGGCCGCGGACCTCGACGAGCTGGCCGCCGCGAAGCCCGCGCACCTGGGGGAGCGTTCGCCGCTGCTGACGGCCCGCCGGGAGATCGGCGCGCTGCCGCCGAAGGCCAGGTCCGAAGCGGGCAAGCGCGTCAACGAGGCCCGGCAGGCGATTCAGGGCGCGTTCGACGAGCGCCGCGCTGTGCTGCAGGCCGAGCGCGACGAGAAGGTCCTGCGCGAGGAATCCGTGGACGTCACCCTGCCCTCGGGCCGGGTCCCCGCGGGTGCCCGGCACCCGATCACCCAGCTCACCGAGCACGTCAGCGACGTGTTCGTCGCGATGGGCTGGGAGGTCGCCGACGGCCCCGAGCTGGAAGCCGAGTGGTTCAACTTCGACGCGTTGAACTTCGGCAAGGACCACCCGGCGCGCACCATGCAGGACACGTTCCACGTGGGCCCGGAGGACTCGGGGCTGGTGCTGCGCACGCACACCTCGCCGGTGCAGATCCGGTCGATGCTGAGCCGCGAGCTGCCGGTGTACCTGGTGTGCCCGGGCCGCACGTTCCGCACCGACGAGCTCGACGCCACCCACACCCCGGTGTTCCACCAGGTCGAGGGCCTGGCGGTGGACGAGGGCCTGACGATGGCGCACCTGAAGGGCACGCTGGACGCGTTCGCCCGCGCCATGTTCGGCCCGGAGTCGGCGACGCGGCTGCGCCCGAGCTTCTTCCCGTTCACCGAGCCCTCCGCGGAGCTGGACGTGTGGTTCCCGCAGAAGAAGGGCGGCGCGGGCTGGGTCGAGTGGGGCGGCTGCGGCATGGTCGACCCGAACGTGCTGCGCGCCTGCGGCATCGACCCGACCAAGCACACCGGGTTCGCGTTCGGCATGGGCCTGGAGCGCACCCTGCAGTTCCGCAACGGCATTCCCGACATGCGCGACATGACCGAGGGCGACGTGCGGTTCACCGAACCGTTCGGCATCGACTCCTGA
- the pheT gene encoding phenylalanine--tRNA ligase subunit beta, whose translation MRIPVSWLAEHLELPADTTADTLAEAFVRIGLEVEEVAHLSQVSGPLVVGRVAEIEELTGFKKPIRFCRVEVGDDEDGERRTQGIVCGATNFTEGNLVVVAMPGTVLPGGFEIASRKTYGRVSDGMICSAKELGIGEDHDGILVLPAGVADPGADATELVGLDDAVIELSITPDRGYCFSVRGLARELSNALEVPFGDPASMPVPEDERESRAVRIEDEQACSRFVFRRVTGVDPTAPTPWWMRRRLALAGIRSISLSVDVTNYVMLELGQPLHAWDASKLTGDVVVRRAAEGEELTTLDDVRRELDPDDVVICDESGPVSLAGVMGGASTEIGPETHDVLLEAANWDPASIARTIRRHKLPSEAGKRFERTVDPAVAPVAAELAAQLLVRYGEGRIAQGRTDVGAPLAPPAVTMPLALPDKIAGVLYERGVTARRLSQIGCRIEVGTSDEGVGLVTAHPPTWRPDLKQPADLVEEVLRLEGYHTIPSVLPAAPPGRGLTPEQRRRRAVSRALAADGHVEVLPFPFTSDEELGKLGIAEDDPRRRALSLLNALESDRSELATTLLPGLLDSLQRNVSRGRRDLALFHIGQVVLPAEQPPALPEVGVDRRPADEQIAALNAALPAQPVHAAVVLAGKRERQGWWGPGREAGWADAVEAARTVARAAGVELTVTAGDLAPWHPGRCAELKVGETVVGHAGELHPKVVDALGLPKRTCAMEIDLDALPLPDSRPAPSISAYPPVLLDVALVVDRAVPAAELVEVVRSGGGELLEDVRLFDVYSGEQLAEGKKSLALALRFRAADRTLKQEEATEARDVAVRAAESRFGAALRA comes from the coding sequence GTGCGGATTCCGGTTTCCTGGCTGGCCGAGCACCTGGAGCTGCCCGCGGACACCACCGCCGACACGCTGGCGGAGGCCTTCGTCCGGATCGGGCTGGAGGTCGAGGAGGTCGCCCACCTGTCGCAGGTGAGCGGCCCGCTGGTGGTCGGCCGCGTGGCCGAGATCGAAGAGCTGACCGGCTTCAAGAAGCCCATCCGGTTCTGCCGGGTGGAGGTCGGCGACGACGAGGACGGCGAGCGGCGCACCCAGGGCATCGTGTGCGGCGCGACGAACTTCACCGAGGGCAACCTCGTGGTCGTGGCCATGCCTGGCACGGTCCTGCCCGGCGGGTTCGAGATCGCGTCCCGCAAGACCTACGGGCGCGTCAGCGACGGCATGATCTGCTCGGCCAAGGAGCTGGGCATCGGCGAGGACCACGACGGCATCCTGGTGCTGCCTGCGGGTGTCGCCGACCCGGGCGCGGACGCCACCGAGCTGGTGGGCCTGGACGATGCGGTGATCGAGCTGTCGATCACGCCGGACCGGGGTTACTGCTTCTCGGTGCGCGGTCTGGCCCGCGAGCTGTCCAACGCGCTGGAGGTCCCGTTCGGCGACCCGGCCTCGATGCCGGTGCCGGAGGACGAACGGGAGTCCCGCGCGGTCCGCATCGAGGACGAACAGGCGTGCTCCCGGTTCGTGTTCCGCCGGGTGACCGGCGTGGACCCGACGGCGCCGACGCCGTGGTGGATGCGGCGCAGGCTGGCGCTGGCCGGGATCCGCTCGATCTCGCTGTCGGTGGACGTCACGAACTACGTGATGCTGGAGCTGGGCCAGCCGCTGCACGCGTGGGACGCCTCGAAGCTCACCGGTGACGTGGTGGTCCGCCGCGCCGCCGAGGGCGAGGAGCTGACCACGCTCGACGACGTGCGGCGCGAGCTGGACCCGGACGACGTCGTGATCTGCGACGAGTCCGGTCCGGTGAGCCTCGCCGGCGTGATGGGCGGGGCCAGCACCGAGATCGGTCCCGAGACCCACGACGTGCTGCTGGAAGCGGCGAACTGGGACCCGGCGAGCATCGCCCGCACCATCCGCAGGCACAAGCTGCCCAGCGAGGCGGGCAAGCGCTTCGAGCGCACCGTGGACCCGGCGGTCGCCCCGGTGGCCGCCGAGCTGGCCGCGCAGCTGCTGGTGCGCTACGGCGAGGGCCGCATCGCGCAGGGCCGCACCGACGTGGGGGCGCCGCTGGCGCCGCCCGCGGTGACGATGCCGCTGGCGCTGCCGGACAAGATCGCGGGCGTGCTCTACGAGCGCGGTGTCACCGCGCGCCGGTTGTCGCAGATCGGCTGCCGCATCGAGGTCGGCACCTCCGACGAGGGCGTCGGCCTGGTCACCGCGCACCCGCCGACGTGGCGGCCCGACCTGAAGCAGCCCGCCGACCTGGTGGAGGAGGTGCTGCGGCTGGAGGGCTACCACACGATCCCGTCGGTGCTGCCCGCCGCGCCTCCCGGCCGGGGGCTCACGCCCGAGCAGCGCCGCCGCCGCGCGGTGTCCCGGGCGCTGGCCGCCGACGGCCACGTCGAGGTGCTGCCGTTCCCGTTCACCAGCGACGAGGAGCTCGGCAAGCTCGGCATCGCCGAGGACGACCCGCGCCGCCGCGCGCTGTCGCTGCTGAACGCGCTGGAGTCCGACCGCTCCGAACTGGCGACGACGTTGCTGCCGGGGCTGCTGGATTCGTTGCAGCGCAACGTGTCCCGCGGTCGCCGCGACCTGGCGCTGTTCCACATCGGACAGGTCGTGCTGCCCGCCGAGCAGCCCCCGGCGCTGCCGGAGGTCGGGGTGGACCGGCGCCCGGCGGACGAGCAGATCGCCGCGCTGAACGCCGCCCTGCCCGCGCAGCCGGTGCACGCCGCCGTCGTGCTCGCCGGCAAGCGGGAGCGCCAGGGCTGGTGGGGCCCGGGTCGCGAGGCCGGCTGGGCCGACGCCGTGGAGGCCGCGCGCACGGTGGCGCGGGCCGCCGGGGTGGAGCTGACGGTGACCGCGGGCGATCTCGCACCGTGGCACCCGGGCCGCTGCGCCGAGCTCAAGGTCGGCGAGACCGTGGTCGGCCACGCCGGTGAACTGCACCCGAAGGTCGTCGATGCGCTCGGCCTGCCGAAGCGGACCTGCGCGATGGAGATCGACCTGGACGCGCTGCCGCTGCCGGACTCGCGTCCGGCGCCGTCGATCTCGGCCTACCCGCCGGTGCTGCTGGACGTGGCGCTGGTCGTGGACCGGGCGGTGCCCGCGGCGGAACTCGTCGAGGTGGTGCGCTCCGGCGGCGGTGAGCTGCTGGAGGACGTGCGGCTGTTCGACGTCTACTCCGGTGAGCAGCTGGCCGAGGGCAAGAAGTCCCTCGCGCTGGCGCTGCGGTTCCGCGCCGCGGACCGCACGCTCAAGCAGGAGGAGGCCACCGAGGCCCGCGACGTGGCCGTGCGGGCCGCCGAATCCCGCTTCGGAGCGGCGCTGCGCGCCTGA
- a CDS encoding DUF1844 domain-containing protein, whose protein sequence is MDVPSVEVISRAAVMLMSSAAEKLGLGDEDPDTAPSRDLDEARRLITALAGLVTASVEYLGLHAAPIRDGLQSLQRAFREASAVPDAPGQGPGEKYTGPVH, encoded by the coding sequence GTGGATGTTCCCAGCGTCGAGGTCATCAGCCGCGCCGCGGTGATGCTGATGTCCTCCGCCGCCGAGAAGCTCGGCCTGGGCGACGAGGATCCGGACACCGCACCGAGCCGCGACCTGGACGAGGCGCGGCGGCTGATCACCGCGCTGGCCGGCCTGGTCACCGCCTCCGTCGAGTACCTGGGCCTGCACGCCGCGCCGATCCGGGACGGCCTGCAGAGCCTGCAGCGCGCGTTCCGCGAGGCCAGCGCCGTGCCCGACGCGCCCGGCCAGGGGCCCGGCGAGAAGTACACCGGCCCGGTGCACTGA
- the infC gene encoding translation initiation factor IF-3 yields the protein MSTETRINDRIRVPEVRLVGPNGEQVGIVRIEDALRLAQEADLDLVEVAPQARPPVCKLMDYGKFKYESAQKARESRRNQQQTVIKEQKLRPKIDPHDYETKKGHVTRFLGQGHKVKVTIMFRGREQSRPELGFRLLQRLADDVAELGFIEANPKQDGRNMIMVLAPHKTNKTKPKATA from the coding sequence ATCAGCACGGAGACGCGCATCAACGACCGCATCCGCGTGCCCGAAGTCCGCTTGGTCGGACCGAACGGCGAACAGGTCGGCATCGTCCGCATCGAGGACGCGCTCCGCCTGGCGCAGGAAGCGGATCTGGACCTTGTCGAGGTCGCCCCGCAGGCGCGCCCGCCGGTCTGCAAGCTCATGGACTACGGCAAGTTCAAGTACGAGAGTGCGCAGAAGGCTCGCGAATCGCGCCGCAACCAGCAGCAGACCGTCATCAAGGAGCAGAAGCTCCGGCCGAAGATCGACCCGCACGACTACGAGACGAAGAAGGGTCACGTCACCCGCTTCCTCGGCCAGGGTCACAAGGTCAAGGTGACGATCATGTTCCGCGGTCGTGAGCAGTCGCGTCCCGAGCTGGGCTTTCGTCTGTTGCAGCGGCTGGCCGACGACGTCGCCGAACTGGGGTTCATCGAGGCCAACCCGAAGCAGGACGGCCGGAACATGATCATGGTCCTGGCGCCGCACAAGACGAACAAGACCAAGCCGAAGGCGACCGCGTAA
- the rplT gene encoding 50S ribosomal protein L20, translating to MARVKRAVNAQKKRRSILEQASGYRGQRSRLYRKAKEQTLHSNVYAYRDRRARKGEFRKLWITRINAATRQNGLSYNRFVQGLKAADVEVDRKIMADLAVRDPQAFAALVDVAKKHLPEGAA from the coding sequence GTGGCACGCGTCAAGCGGGCAGTGAACGCCCAGAAGAAGCGCCGCAGCATTCTCGAGCAGGCCAGCGGTTACCGCGGCCAGCGCTCCCGGCTGTACCGCAAGGCCAAGGAGCAGACGCTCCACTCGAACGTCTACGCCTACCGCGACCGGCGCGCCCGCAAGGGTGAGTTCCGGAAGCTGTGGATCACCCGCATCAACGCGGCGACCCGGCAGAACGGCCTCTCCTACAACCGCTTCGTGCAGGGCCTGAAGGCCGCCGACGTCGAGGTGGACCGGAAGATCATGGCGGACCTCGCGGTCCGCGACCCGCAGGCCTTCGCCGCGCTGGTGGACGTCGCCAAGAAGCACCTGCCGGAAGGTGCGGCCTGA